A genomic stretch from Ignavibacteriales bacterium includes:
- a CDS encoding NAD(P)-binding domain-containing protein — protein MKIAVIGAGNVGSALANGWAKAGHEILLGVRNPEDEKYKDLVADRISLHSINEAAQNADVILMALPPSAVEEVCRQMGDVSSKVIIDAMNSFSSKATPYDNTGEALKAWTDSKDVVKCFNTIGYEGMKDPDYNGIKADMFVAGSSAKGKETAKKLAEDLGYEDCYDFGGDDKFDLLEQLAYAWINLAIFQKVGRDIAFKVLKR, from the coding sequence ATGAAAATTGCTGTTATAGGAGCCGGCAATGTCGGTTCTGCCCTTGCTAACGGATGGGCAAAAGCCGGGCATGAAATACTGCTCGGTGTACGAAACCCGGAAGATGAAAAATATAAGGATCTGGTAGCTGACAGGATATCACTTCACTCGATAAACGAGGCGGCGCAAAATGCCGACGTGATATTGATGGCTCTCCCGCCCAGCGCAGTGGAAGAGGTTTGCAGGCAAATGGGAGACGTAAGCTCGAAAGTGATAATAGATGCAATGAATTCATTCTCATCGAAAGCAACACCCTATGATAATACAGGTGAAGCGCTGAAAGCATGGACAGACAGCAAAGATGTAGTGAAGTGTTTTAATACGATCGGCTATGAAGGAATGAAGGATCCTGATTACAACGGCATCAAAGCCGATATGTTCGTTGCGGGCAGTAGTGCAAAAGGGAAAGAGACTGCAAAGAAACTGGCGGAAGACCTCGGCTACGAAGACTGTTACGATTTTGGGGGAGATGATAAATTCGATCTGCTTGAACAGCTGGCATACGCATGGATTAATCTTGCGATCTTCCAAAAGGTGGGCAGGGACATTGCGTTCAAAGTTTTGAAGAGATAA
- a CDS encoding DinB family protein — protein sequence MDTKFIIDRLTHNDGVFREILTGITGDQIHWRPAPDKWSMIEIVNHLYDEEQFDFRERVKASLENREAPPIDPQGWVKSKKYAERDYVQSVANFLLERERSVVWLRSLKDVNWESKWTNPQFEMTAYGFLVNWLAHDCLHIRQINRMNYLYLNEITGEQSLQYAGEW from the coding sequence ATGGACACCAAATTCATAATAGACCGGCTGACACACAATGACGGCGTTTTTCGCGAAATTTTGACGGGAATTACAGGAGATCAGATCCATTGGCGCCCCGCCCCGGATAAGTGGTCGATGATCGAAATAGTTAATCATCTATATGACGAGGAGCAGTTCGACTTTCGTGAGCGCGTAAAGGCTTCGCTCGAAAACCGTGAAGCGCCGCCCATCGATCCGCAGGGATGGGTCAAATCAAAAAAATACGCGGAGAGGGATTATGTACAGAGCGTGGCTAACTTCCTCCTAGAGAGAGAGCGCTCGGTCGTTTGGCTAAGGTCGCTAAAAGATGTAAACTGGGAAAGCAAGTGGACGAATCCGCAGTTCGAGATGACGGCGTACGGGTTCCTGGTAAACTGGCTGGCGCACGATTGCCTGCACATCCGCCAGATAAACCGGATGAATTATTTGTACCTCAATGAAATAACGGGTGAGCAGTCATTGCAGTACGCGGGTGAGTGGTGA
- the mscL gene encoding large conductance mechanosensitive channel protein MscL — protein sequence MLKEFKEFAVKGNMVDMAVGIMIGAAFGAIVTSLVNDVIMPPIGLMLGGLDFSSLFMVLKEGATPGPYLTVAEAKTAGAVTLNYGLFFNALISFFLIVVVLFMMVKGMNNLRRQEEEKEEAPAEPTEEVKLLTEIRDALKAK from the coding sequence ATGCTGAAAGAATTTAAGGAATTTGCGGTCAAGGGAAACATGGTGGACATGGCGGTGGGTATAATGATCGGCGCAGCGTTCGGCGCGATTGTCACTTCACTCGTGAATGATGTTATCATGCCTCCGATAGGACTGATGCTGGGAGGGCTGGACTTCTCATCACTCTTCATGGTATTAAAAGAAGGCGCGACTCCGGGACCGTATCTTACCGTAGCAGAAGCGAAAACCGCCGGCGCGGTTACACTGAATTACGGGTTGTTCTTTAATGCGCTGATAAGTTTCTTCCTGATAGTTGTTGTACTCTTTATGATGGTGAAAGGGATGAATAACCTGCGAAGACAGGAAGAAGAAAAAGAGGAAGCCCCGGCTGAGCCGACGGAAGAAGTAAAACTGCTGACGGAAATTAGGGATGCACTGAAAGCGAAGTGA
- a CDS encoding DNA alkylation repair protein, which produces MHPYIKPLEKLFKSKADPERAEKMSQYMRNQFKYWGIMSPVRKELEREFIGEYGLPEAKDLKKISKDLWTLPQREYQYTALLLLSRTKRRWNDDMIPLFEYLIKTKSWWDTVDGVAPSLAGYYFRKFGGTKEVTGRWIESDNFWFRRAAIIFQLKYRHNTDEKLLYSYIKKCNHEDEFFIRKAIGWSLREYAKWNPQSVKKFVASTKLKPLSVREALKHIG; this is translated from the coding sequence ATGCACCCGTATATAAAGCCACTGGAAAAACTATTTAAGTCGAAAGCCGACCCGGAGAGGGCTGAGAAGATGAGCCAGTACATGCGCAACCAGTTCAAATACTGGGGTATAATGAGCCCGGTGAGAAAAGAACTGGAACGGGAGTTTATCGGTGAATATGGATTACCGGAGGCAAAGGACCTGAAGAAAATTTCAAAAGACCTCTGGACACTTCCGCAAAGAGAATACCAGTACACAGCGCTTTTGCTATTGTCACGGACAAAGCGGCGCTGGAATGACGACATGATCCCGCTCTTCGAGTACCTTATCAAAACAAAATCGTGGTGGGATACTGTCGATGGAGTGGCGCCTTCGCTCGCAGGATATTACTTCAGAAAATTCGGCGGTACAAAGGAAGTAACGGGAAGATGGATAGAGTCGGACAATTTCTGGTTCAGACGCGCGGCGATAATATTCCAGCTTAAATACAGGCATAATACAGACGAGAAGTTATTATATTCATATATTAAAAAATGCAATCATGAAGATGAATTCTTCATCCGCAAAGCCATCGGCTGGTCACTGAGAGAGTATGCTAAGTGGAACCCGCAATCGGTAAAAAAGTTCGTCGCAAGCACCAAACTAAAACCTTTGAGCGTGAGGGAGGCATTGAAGCACATAGGTTAA
- a CDS encoding carboxymuconolactone decarboxylase family protein, which yields MDNNIPLLEPIEKPDSWIMKAAYAASKKMFGKVITPMAVTYARMPDALHFSRKLQDVEGKLSIGSELSLLVKTLTAYINKCDFCVDIAKYFAEKKSISTDRFDRIMNYKTDGDFNDREKSALSYAEEVSVNGHVSKETFDELKKHFNEREIVEIAWMVAAETYYNTINHALNIGNDNLSEK from the coding sequence ATGGATAATAATATTCCTTTACTCGAACCTATCGAAAAACCGGACAGCTGGATAATGAAAGCCGCATATGCCGCATCAAAGAAAATGTTTGGTAAGGTCATAACACCAATGGCAGTTACATACGCGAGAATGCCGGATGCATTACATTTCTCGAGAAAGCTCCAGGATGTAGAGGGGAAGCTCTCTATTGGAAGCGAGTTGTCTCTGCTTGTAAAAACATTAACAGCGTATATAAATAAATGCGACTTCTGCGTGGACATCGCGAAATACTTCGCCGAGAAAAAAAGCATTTCTACTGATAGATTCGACAGGATAATGAATTATAAAACCGATGGAGATTTTAACGACAGGGAAAAATCCGCGCTCTCATATGCGGAGGAAGTTTCCGTAAACGGTCATGTAAGCAAGGAAACGTTCGATGAATTAAAGAAACATTTTAACGAACGGGAGATCGTAGAGATAGCATGGATGGTCGCCGCTGAAACATACTATAATACAATTAACCATGCGTTAAACATCGGCAATGATAACCTCTCCGAGAAATGA
- a CDS encoding twin-arginine translocation signal domain-containing protein, whose product MEKTITRRKFIAYCGMSAAALAAYTTLPSIFTGCSSGFSQDKFIQLSAFLTGFDQASGVFDEKYAEIYLKSLEKYPPSKTTMQELFDTLGVDTVGNVNVQLTDDQQKLANEIITCWYTGNYTADNDELKSATYEDMLAWKATGYVTPNAQCHGVTGFWATAPEGVSA is encoded by the coding sequence ATGGAAAAAACTATTACAAGAAGAAAGTTTATCGCTTATTGCGGTATGAGCGCGGCAGCATTGGCGGCTTATACCACGCTTCCAAGCATCTTTACGGGATGTTCGAGCGGCTTCTCTCAAGATAAGTTCATTCAGTTGTCTGCATTTTTGACAGGATTTGATCAAGCCTCCGGTGTGTTTGACGAAAAATATGCGGAGATATACCTGAAAAGCCTGGAAAAATACCCGCCGTCAAAAACGACTATGCAGGAGCTCTTCGATACGCTCGGTGTGGACACGGTTGGGAATGTAAATGTACAGCTAACGGACGATCAGCAAAAGCTTGCAAACGAAATTATCACATGCTGGTACACGGGGAATTATACTGCTGACAACGATGAACTGAAATCTGCGACTTATGAGGACATGCTTGCATGGAAAGCAACAGGGTATGTAACACCTAATGCGCAATGTCATGGAGTAACAGGATTCTGGGCGACCGCGCCGGAAGGAGTATCGGCATGA
- a CDS encoding GMC family oxidoreductase: MSEYNADVVIVGGGISGCIMAWKLASSGVNVLVLEAGDRIDRNKSIMAYMNDPNRSNDTPYPQVANAPFPSMDNPNDYYVQMGPDNFQSNYVKALGGTTWHWLGTCLRFVPNDFRMKSAYGVMVDWPITYNDLESWYSLAESTLPVSGNSEFDLGAPRSQPYMMSEIPMTYSDKIIQKAFENLTLPDDPSMKLEVRGTPQGRNSKEYDNRPGCCGSNNCIPMCPVGAKYDGSVHAAKAEQAGAKILTNTTATFIQTNEDAQVTGIKFKTPEGDGVATGKIYVLAAHAIETPKLMLMSKDERYPNGVGNSSDQVGRNLMDHNCVLSYGLTKDPVFPYRAPLSTAGVENVKDGAFRKTRAAFRIEIGNDGWSWPVGYPEVLAPWMLKKSGRTYNKNAPVGQETKETYSPDEQSKDFFYGKNFRNMIKQNVEREIRFAFLVEQPPDPNNRIVPDFEKLDSFGLPRPKIYYTIDDYTKAGINVAVDLQKKMLDSLNATQQHHSWPYGAGHIVGTTRMGSDPKTSVVDTDLRCHDHKNMFILGSNTFPTVAASNPTLTIVAMTLKCVDAVQKQLQEME, from the coding sequence ATGAGCGAATACAATGCAGATGTAGTAATAGTAGGAGGCGGTATATCAGGATGTATAATGGCATGGAAACTTGCTTCATCCGGGGTAAACGTATTGGTACTCGAGGCAGGCGACCGGATCGATAGAAATAAATCCATCATGGCATACATGAATGATCCCAATAGGAGCAATGACACACCTTATCCGCAAGTTGCAAACGCTCCTTTCCCGTCTATGGATAATCCGAATGATTATTACGTACAGATGGGACCGGATAATTTTCAAAGTAACTATGTAAAAGCTCTCGGCGGTACGACATGGCACTGGCTGGGAACATGCCTTAGATTTGTTCCGAATGATTTTCGTATGAAGTCGGCTTACGGCGTCATGGTTGACTGGCCCATTACTTACAATGATCTTGAGTCATGGTACAGCCTGGCGGAAAGCACCCTCCCGGTTTCTGGGAATTCGGAGTTCGATCTCGGCGCGCCAAGAAGCCAGCCTTACATGATGAGCGAGATTCCGATGACTTATTCTGATAAGATAATTCAAAAAGCATTCGAAAATCTAACTCTTCCCGATGACCCATCCATGAAGCTGGAAGTGAGAGGAACCCCGCAGGGAAGAAATTCAAAAGAATACGATAACCGCCCGGGATGCTGCGGCAGTAACAACTGCATTCCTATGTGTCCGGTTGGAGCAAAATATGACGGCTCGGTTCACGCGGCAAAAGCCGAACAAGCGGGAGCAAAAATCTTAACTAACACGACTGCTACTTTTATACAAACAAACGAAGACGCGCAGGTAACAGGAATAAAATTCAAAACTCCCGAAGGTGATGGAGTCGCCACTGGAAAGATCTACGTTCTCGCCGCGCACGCCATCGAGACACCTAAGCTTATGCTGATGTCAAAGGACGAACGTTATCCGAATGGTGTTGGAAATTCATCCGACCAGGTAGGCAGGAACCTGATGGATCACAACTGCGTGCTTAGCTATGGACTAACGAAAGACCCGGTATTTCCTTACCGCGCACCGCTATCGACAGCAGGAGTAGAAAATGTAAAGGACGGCGCATTTAGAAAGACTAGAGCCGCGTTCAGGATTGAAATCGGAAATGACGGTTGGTCATGGCCAGTCGGGTATCCTGAGGTTCTTGCTCCATGGATGCTAAAAAAATCGGGTAGAACATATAACAAAAATGCACCCGTAGGTCAGGAAACAAAAGAAACATACAGCCCGGACGAGCAGAGCAAAGATTTCTTTTATGGTAAGAATTTCCGTAACATGATAAAGCAGAACGTCGAGCGTGAGATAAGATTTGCTTTCCTGGTCGAGCAGCCGCCTGATCCGAATAACAGGATCGTACCGGACTTCGAAAAACTCGACTCATTCGGACTACCGAGACCAAAGATATACTATACAATAGACGATTATACTAAGGCAGGTATTAATGTTGCGGTCGATCTGCAGAAAAAAATGCTCGACTCACTAAATGCCACCCAACAGCATCACAGCTGGCCATATGGCGCCGGACATATTGTAGGTACAACAAGAATGGGAAGTGACCCCAAAACCTCCGTTGTAGACACGGATCTCCGATGTCACGACCACAAAAACATGTTCATTTTGGGAAGCAACACCTTCCCGACAGTCGCAGCATCAAACCCGACGCTTACTATTGTCGCGATGACACTAAAGTGTGTTGATGCAGTGCAGAAGCAACTGCAGGAAATGGAATAA
- a CDS encoding choice-of-anchor B family protein, protein MKTLLTVLLMIFTAVGYSQTINNMTLVGSKNEYTSGGTPSGWHYSSCWGYTDLNGREYAMIGFYGGTAFYDITDAPTITNVGMIPGPGSFYNYRNIKTYSHYAYMVSEGGDGLQIVDLQYLPDSVHFIKSYYYTGFTKAHTLSQNGHYLYLNGGNNNPAGGVTILDITDPENPVKRGTWSTRYVHDCYVRNDTIYAACINAGYLSILNATNPDNITLISEFTYPQPVTHNAWLSADGNYLAISNEGGSNHTFLWDVTNKTNAIQLSEIIPYENSMVHNAIIKGDSLYMAHYRGGIIVCDISNKSTPVEVGHYDTYPGSGTAYQGAWMVYPFFSSGKIIGSDIATGLYVLKMGTSTNITNNNGMNPDEYSLSQNYPNPFNPMTRIDFNIPKSGLVTVKVYDNTGREVATLLNEDRSSGAYSVYFDGASFSSGVYFYSIKTDGFTDTKKMLLVK, encoded by the coding sequence ATGAAGACTTTACTAACTGTTTTATTAATGATTTTTACGGCTGTTGGTTATTCGCAGACGATTAATAATATGACTCTTGTAGGAAGTAAGAACGAATATACTTCCGGTGGAACTCCCTCCGGCTGGCACTATTCGTCATGCTGGGGATATACAGATCTCAACGGAAGGGAATACGCAATGATCGGATTTTACGGTGGAACGGCGTTTTATGACATTACAGATGCTCCAACGATCACAAACGTTGGGATGATACCCGGACCCGGATCATTTTATAACTATAGGAATATTAAGACCTATTCCCATTATGCGTACATGGTGAGTGAAGGTGGAGACGGTTTACAAATAGTCGACCTTCAATATCTTCCTGACTCCGTACACTTTATTAAGAGCTACTATTATACGGGATTTACAAAAGCACATACACTTTCGCAAAACGGGCATTATCTGTACCTTAATGGTGGTAATAATAATCCAGCCGGTGGTGTAACTATACTGGATATTACCGATCCGGAAAATCCCGTAAAAAGAGGAACATGGTCGACTAGATATGTACACGATTGCTATGTGAGGAATGACACTATTTATGCTGCGTGCATAAATGCGGGTTACCTGTCGATACTTAACGCAACGAATCCCGACAATATTACTTTAATTTCCGAGTTCACATATCCGCAGCCTGTAACACATAACGCATGGCTGTCAGCTGATGGGAATTATCTCGCAATCAGCAACGAAGGCGGTTCTAACCATACATTCCTCTGGGATGTCACAAATAAAACGAACGCCATTCAGCTATCCGAGATTATTCCTTATGAAAACTCTATGGTGCATAACGCGATAATAAAAGGGGACTCTCTTTATATGGCGCATTACAGAGGCGGAATAATTGTCTGCGATATTTCGAATAAATCAACACCGGTTGAGGTTGGTCATTATGATACTTACCCAGGTTCCGGAACTGCTTACCAGGGAGCATGGATGGTTTATCCATTCTTCTCTTCCGGAAAGATCATCGGAAGCGATATTGCTACCGGACTCTATGTATTGAAGATGGGAACAAGCACTAACATCACTAACAATAACGGAATGAACCCGGATGAATATTCATTATCACAAAACTATCCTAACCCTTTTAACCCGATGACGAGAATAGATTTCAACATTCCAAAAAGCGGGCTCGTAACGGTTAAGGTATATGATAATACCGGGCGTGAAGTTGCAACGCTGTTAAATGAAGATAGATCGAGCGGTGCGTATTCTGTTTACTTCGACGGAGCAAGTTTCTCAAGCGGTGTATATTTCTACTCTATAAAAACAGACGGCTTTACCGATACAAAGAAGATGCTTCTGGTAAAGTAG
- a CDS encoding choice-of-anchor J domain-containing protein — translation MKKHFSILFLVAIVVTGVAFLGFSPDGDRTPRTKQSFDNPKVVYGPQLGDNPQPISESFEAVGFPPAGWTKLNPDGGTGWDRQTVGTTPIPGWNGGVITTPPGGLTAVAFCTWNTGGAVSNDQWLVTPQITNVGAGDSLSFWIQCPGYTNGSYLDYVYIMVSTTTPTTGAFSPVDTLFWPAASPDTNWTRYAYKLTDLAGVTAGSNIYVAWREKVADNFNDGAAILLDLVDVTVLTAIQQTSNQTPDAYRLSQNYPNPFNPSTSINFDIAAKGFVSLKVYDMLGREVANLVNKELTAGSYSYNFDASKLNSGIYFYKLQTGSFVETKKMMLVK, via the coding sequence ATGAAAAAACATTTTTCTATTTTATTTCTTGTGGCTATTGTGGTAACAGGTGTAGCTTTTTTAGGTTTTTCACCTGACGGAGACAGAACTCCGAGAACCAAACAATCCTTCGACAATCCGAAAGTTGTATATGGACCTCAATTAGGAGATAATCCACAACCAATATCTGAATCATTTGAAGCAGTAGGATTTCCACCAGCTGGATGGACAAAACTAAATCCGGACGGTGGTACTGGCTGGGATAGGCAAACTGTCGGCACAACTCCAATTCCGGGATGGAATGGCGGTGTCATAACTACTCCTCCGGGAGGTCTCACAGCTGTTGCTTTTTGTACATGGAATACAGGCGGTGCTGTTAGCAACGATCAATGGCTTGTTACTCCGCAGATCACTAACGTTGGCGCTGGTGACTCATTAAGCTTCTGGATTCAATGTCCTGGATATACTAACGGTTCTTACCTTGATTATGTATATATCATGGTATCGACAACAACTCCTACAACCGGAGCTTTCTCACCGGTAGATACTCTTTTCTGGCCTGCAGCTTCACCTGATACAAACTGGACCAGGTACGCATATAAACTTACTGACCTTGCAGGTGTAACAGCAGGATCTAACATCTATGTTGCATGGAGAGAAAAAGTTGCCGATAACTTCAACGACGGTGCTGCTATTCTTCTTGACCTTGTTGATGTAACTGTACTTACTGCTATCCAGCAAACAAGCAATCAAACTCCGGACGCATACAGACTTTCACAAAACTATCCGAATCCTTTCAACCCGTCGACAAGCATTAACTTCGACATAGCTGCTAAAGGATTTGTATCGTTGAAAGTATATGATATGCTTGGCAGGGAAGTTGCAAATCTTGTTAATAAAGAATTAACTGCAGGAAGCTATTCCTATAACTTCGATGCAAGCAAGCTTAACAGTGGTATCTATTTCTATAAACTCCAAACTGGAAGCTTCGTCGAAACTAAGAAAATGATGTTAGTAAAATAA
- a CDS encoding choice-of-anchor J domain-containing protein, whose product MKKTIASFIILSAFLVYLFLMGFSLQGDKVPGTSPSGDGQEVVFGPEVENPVIGLYESFENTTFPPNGWKKFNPLGGTGWTRQTVGTSPMPGWNGGVITAPPGGQSAIAYCTWNTSGSTSTDQWLVTPKLDNISDQDSLVFRIKYPGFSHNYQDFVDIMISTTGASIGSFYTAHTMFWAGGTNDTNWVRRAFKLTSFPGVTAGSHVYIAFRERVSNNYNEGGAIFLDVTEITTLTNIQLTGSGIPDKFALKQNYPNPFNPSTKIRFDIPVRENTKLDIFNSAGQQVSSLINKELQPGSYEYTFDGSQLTSGVYFYRLQTGNFVETKRMILVK is encoded by the coding sequence ATGAAAAAGACTATAGCCTCATTTATAATTCTATCTGCATTTCTTGTATATCTATTCTTGATGGGATTTTCGCTTCAGGGTGATAAAGTGCCCGGTACAAGTCCTTCCGGTGACGGACAGGAAGTTGTCTTTGGTCCGGAGGTAGAAAATCCGGTGATCGGTTTATACGAATCATTCGAAAATACAACTTTTCCACCAAACGGATGGAAAAAATTTAACCCCCTGGGCGGAACGGGATGGACCAGACAGACAGTCGGCACTTCTCCTATGCCGGGATGGAATGGAGGTGTCATCACTGCTCCGCCGGGTGGTCAATCGGCAATTGCATATTGCACCTGGAATACCAGCGGATCGACAAGTACAGATCAATGGCTTGTTACTCCTAAGCTTGATAATATAAGCGACCAGGATTCACTGGTGTTTAGGATAAAGTACCCGGGGTTTTCGCATAACTATCAGGACTTCGTAGATATTATGATCTCTACTACCGGTGCAAGTATTGGATCATTTTATACAGCACACACAATGTTCTGGGCAGGCGGAACAAACGATACTAACTGGGTCAGACGTGCATTCAAACTAACCTCCTTCCCGGGTGTTACTGCGGGCTCACATGTGTATATTGCATTCAGAGAAAGAGTTTCAAATAATTACAACGAAGGCGGCGCTATCTTCCTCGACGTAACCGAGATAACAACTTTAACCAATATACAATTAACCGGATCAGGCATCCCGGATAAATTTGCACTTAAACAAAACTACCCTAATCCTTTCAACCCGTCGACAAAGATAAGATTTGATATTCCTGTTAGGGAAAATACAAAACTGGATATTTTCAATTCGGCAGGACAGCAAGTGTCTTCGCTAATTAACAAAGAGCTCCAGCCCGGTTCATACGAATATACCTTCGACGGTTCACAGCTAACAAGCGGTGTGTATTTCTATAGACTACAGACAGGCAATTTTGTGGAAACAAAGAGAATGATACTGGTCAAATAA
- a CDS encoding T9SS type A sorting domain-containing protein yields the protein MKKLIMIFVLYVFTTNISLSQAWMQTGGIPDGAGVTDIIVTPTATILVSTASWSSLSGTLGGVRRSTDGGDTWDNVLEGFNGRTLHLGQNGVVFASFWPYPMEEAIYRSTNDGVNWTRLHSVPAGDNIFSITSKDNNNTIFIGTRNGVKRSTNAGANWSYVNSGIPANSWVRDLELDTSTGYVAAATTNGVFITTNSGTSWISATGIDPQDTIVKIMFDYPIPETDDLLETRAVYGSDDGALYYSFEQSIYTSTVLFAIFSDYETTGLVSCLVSSQNNSDFERVRAVTQFKNEGGFWMALGEAAFQELNNGLPNQTMPSTLSYYAKTGLDAVSEVTFYLGSFENAVDGAKIYQLTYVVGIQQISSEIPGSYMLKQNYPNPFNPSTKISFDITSKALTRLSVYNSIGQEVAVLVNSELSPGSYEYTFDGSQLTSGVYFYRLQTGNFVETKRMILVK from the coding sequence ATGAAAAAGTTAATTATGATCTTCGTTCTTTATGTATTCACAACTAACATTTCCTTATCACAGGCATGGATGCAAACCGGGGGCATACCCGATGGTGCAGGTGTAACCGATATTATAGTTACACCAACTGCAACAATACTGGTTTCAACTGCAAGTTGGAGTTCCCTTTCTGGTACACTTGGTGGAGTAAGGCGGTCTACAGACGGCGGAGACACTTGGGATAACGTGCTCGAGGGTTTCAATGGAAGGACTCTACACCTTGGACAGAATGGTGTTGTCTTCGCTTCATTCTGGCCCTACCCAATGGAAGAAGCAATATACCGCTCGACAAATGACGGTGTTAACTGGACGCGCCTGCACAGTGTGCCGGCGGGCGACAACATCTTTTCTATAACCTCGAAGGATAACAACAATACAATTTTCATTGGAACACGCAACGGCGTTAAGCGGAGCACAAACGCTGGAGCTAACTGGTCCTATGTGAATAGCGGGATCCCCGCAAACTCATGGGTGAGAGATCTGGAGCTCGACACATCCACGGGATACGTTGCCGCTGCCACTACTAACGGTGTGTTTATAACCACCAACAGCGGAACCAGTTGGATCTCAGCAACAGGAATTGACCCGCAGGATACGATTGTAAAGATAATGTTTGATTACCCGATTCCGGAGACAGATGACTTATTGGAGACGAGAGCAGTATACGGTTCCGATGACGGAGCTCTGTATTATTCATTCGAACAATCTATCTATACAAGCACAGTTTTGTTTGCAATTTTTTCGGATTATGAAACAACGGGCTTGGTTAGTTGTCTTGTATCAAGTCAAAACAATAGTGATTTTGAAAGAGTAAGGGCGGTCACTCAGTTCAAAAATGAGGGCGGTTTTTGGATGGCTTTGGGTGAGGCTGCATTTCAAGAATTAAACAACGGGCTCCCAAACCAAACCATGCCTTCAACGCTTTCATATTACGCAAAGACCGGCTTGGACGCGGTGAGCGAGGTAACTTTCTATCTTGGTAGTTTTGAAAATGCCGTCGATGGAGCAAAGATCTATCAGCTAACTTACGTGGTCGGAATTCAACAGATATCATCAGAGATACCCGGTTCGTACATGCTCAAACAGAATTATCCGAATCCGTTCAACCCCTCTACTAAAATAAGTTTTGACATCACTTCCAAAGCACTTACACGCTTATCCGTTTACAACTCGATAGGGCAGGAGGTAGCCGTCCTTGTAAATTCCGAACTCTCTCCCGGTTCTTATGAGTATACTTTCGACGGTTCACAGCTAACAAGCGGTGTGTATTTCTATAGACTACAGACAGGCAATTTTGTGGAAACAAAGAGAATGATACTGGTCAAATAA